In Bradyrhizobium sp. 195, the sequence CGACGATCAGCGGCTGCGCGCCGGCGCCGCCGGCGACATAATCGTCGAACAATTTGCCCGAGGACGGCGGCTTGAAGCCCATGCGGCGGAAGACGGTCGCGACGTCACCGTCGATCTTGCTCAGCGTGTCAGGCATCACGACGTCGCCGGACAAAAGGCTCGCCGCAAGGCCCGCGAACATGAAACCGGAGTTGGATTTGTTCGGATCGGTGCAGACCACGCGGGCGCGGCCGAACAGGTCGGCGACGCCGATTGCCGACCAGTTCTCGCCGGCGATGATGGCCTTGAGCAGTTTCGACAGGTCCACCGTGTAGCGTGGCCCGCCGGCGGGCTGGGCGATGCCACCCTTCACCAGGCCGTCAGCGATCCTGTCCCAGGAATAAAGCACGATCGGCGAATTGAAGATCACCTGGTCGCGCGAGATCTTGATGCCGGACGAGCGGGCCACCTCGACCAGCACCGACGAGGACGGCCACAGGAATTGCGGCTTCTGGTCGAGCAGCGCGCGCTCGCGGACCATTTCGACCGACCCGGCGCGGCGTCCGTCGAGGATCAGCCCGAAGCGGCGTTCCAGCACGCTCTTGACGCGGGCATTGGCGAGAAAACCCTCTTTCTCGCCGCCCGCAAAGCCGGACAGCCGCTTCGCTTCGCCGAAGCGGCCGGCGATTTCGGGATGCTCGCGCAAATACACATAGCCGCCGGTCGCCGCCGCGCTTGCAGCGACGAGGCCGATGCCGAAGGCGCGGCGCGAGATAGCCATCAGGAGGTTCCTCTCTTGGTCTCGACGGGCGCTGCCGGGCCGATGTCCTCGTCGAGCGAGCTTTTCAACAGCTTCAGCTCGATGTCCAGCTTGTCGAGGTCGGCGTCCTGGAGATTGGCGGCATAGCGGGTGAAGGCGCCATCGAGCCGATCGATCATGGCACCTGTAGCGGCCAGTCGCGCCGTGTCGGGCACCGGGCTCTTCTCCAGCGCGCGATAGGCGTCGGCAATCTCGGCCGCGCGCGGCAAATAGTAGGTCAGGAATCGGCGCACCCGGTCGAGCCGCAGCGGATCGCGCTCGATGGCGGCGAAAATGTCACGGGCGATTTGTACCAGATGACGGATGCGATCGGCGACCGCGCGGCTTCGGATCGCCGACGCGGCATAGTCCATCTGTTCCGCAAGCGGCTCGGCCTCGGCCAGCAGCTCGTTCGCGAACTCGATCTTGCCGCGCGCGACGCCGCTGGCCTCCAGCGCGGCGAACCGGTTTCTTGGCGCAAGTGCCACGACAATGCCGCCACCGGCGACCGCGCTGATCGTAAGCGCGATCCAGAACGGCATGGCGAGCCCGATCGCGAGCGACGGCAGCAGCACTGCTGCTGCCACGCCACCCGCGATCCAGCCAAGCCCGGACGGCATCGCGGCCATTCAGTTGTATCCTCGTACAGCGCGAAACGCGTCGGTGAGACTCTTGCTGCCGTCGAACACGCGGCCTCCGGTCAGTTTCGCCAGATTGTCAAGCTGGGCACGATCGACCTCGGAGCCGAACGTCACGCCGAACACCGGCACACGGTGACCATCCGCGCGCCAGGCATTCTCGAATGTCGACATATATCCCTGGCTCTTGCCGTCCGTCATGATGACGATGGCCGGCAGATGCTGGCCGTCGTCGAGCTGCGTCTTCATCGCGGCGAGTGCCTGCGCCGCGCAGGTATAGAAATCGGTGCCACCGCCGGCGCGTAGTTCGAGCGCGCGCGCGAGCAGGCCGGTCTGCTCGCTCTCGTCGCCGCTGGCATGCGCCGTCCAGAGGATGTGATCGCTGAACGGCAGCACCAGGATTTCATCCGACTTGGTCCATTGCACCAGCACCTCGCGCGTGCGCGCGGGCGTGAGCAGGAAGCGCATGGCGTCGAGCAATTGCGCTTCGCCGGCGCCCTGCATGCTGCCGGAGACGTCGAGGCAGAGCGCCGTCAGGGAAGGTCGCCGCAGTGCCTCCTGATAGATCAGGAGCGCCTTCTGAATCACTGCAGGCTCCGGCGGACGGATCACGGTCACCGGCCGGGACGGATCCAGGTTCGTCTTCGGGTCAGCCGCCAGCGGCGTGGCACGGCCGAGCTCGACCCGCCGGCCGGTCCTGGCGATCTTGCCTTGCGCATCGCCGTTGAGCAGGAAGGCCTGAAGATCGGTGAAGAAGCCTTCGACCTCCTTGCCACGGCCGCGGTCGACGAAGCCCAGTGGCGAATCGGCAACCGCCACGCCGTCGGCGGGATAGATCGCGTAAAGCGGCTCATGGTTGTCGGCGGTCAGCTTGTCGTTGGTCTCCTTGATGACGGCCTCGTAATTCCAGATCGCCTGGTAATGCGCGCCGCTGCGCTCGCCGTCGCGGTAGAGGTCGGCGAGCCAGCCGCTCGAGCCCGCGCTGCGCTCGACGCCCTTCAGCAGCCCGCGCGCCGTCGCGAGCACCTCCGGCTTGTCGAGATCGCCGGCCTCGATCAGGTCGGGCTTGCCGATGCCGGCCGCCAGCATCGCGAGATAGGCGGCAGCTCCCGAATTCGACTGGGTCGCCGATGTCATCAGGAATTTCAGCTTGCCGCCTTGCACGGCGGCTAGGATGTCCTTGGCCGTCACCTTGGCACCGATCCAGCCCAGCGCCTCGGCCCTGGACCGGCGCACGCCGAGGATGACCGGCATCTGCACGATCGACTTGACCATCTTCACGCGCCGCGTG encodes:
- a CDS encoding 5-bromo-4-chloroindolyl phosphate hydrolysis family protein, whose amino-acid sequence is MAAMPSGLGWIAGGVAAAVLLPSLAIGLAMPFWIALTISAVAGGGIVVALAPRNRFAALEASGVARGKIEFANELLAEAEPLAEQMDYAASAIRSRAVADRIRHLVQIARDIFAAIERDPLRLDRVRRFLTYYLPRAAEIADAYRALEKSPVPDTARLAATGAMIDRLDGAFTRYAANLQDADLDKLDIELKLLKSSLDEDIGPAAPVETKRGTS
- a CDS encoding vWA domain-containing protein is translated as MRTLRFLRRSLALLAAVPLIATMLSGCGGPGPQFTILSGSENDVLEPLVQEFCKSRNATCTMRYQGSLDIALALKTGDPGADAVWPAASIWIDMFDTTRRVKMVKSIVQMPVILGVRRSRAEALGWIGAKVTAKDILAAVQGGKLKFLMTSATQSNSGAAAYLAMLAAGIGKPDLIEAGDLDKPEVLATARGLLKGVERSAGSSGWLADLYRDGERSGAHYQAIWNYEAVIKETNDKLTADNHEPLYAIYPADGVAVADSPLGFVDRGRGKEVEGFFTDLQAFLLNGDAQGKIARTGRRVELGRATPLAADPKTNLDPSRPVTVIRPPEPAVIQKALLIYQEALRRPSLTALCLDVSGSMQGAGEAQLLDAMRFLLTPARTREVLVQWTKSDEILVLPFSDHILWTAHASGDESEQTGLLARALELRAGGGTDFYTCAAQALAAMKTQLDDGQHLPAIVIMTDGKSQGYMSTFENAWRADGHRVPVFGVTFGSEVDRAQLDNLAKLTGGRVFDGSKSLTDAFRAVRGYN